In a single window of the Osmia bicornis bicornis chromosome 7, iOsmBic2.1, whole genome shotgun sequence genome:
- the LOC123988005 gene encoding uncharacterized protein LOC123988005, protein MAYMRTNWLKMASRVSVHNCPVRTNNIAESFHNIAALKLGKQNINVWTILEKVSDRLIDQELDLNRLRNGIACRRPRTYANINRRKKIIKAQAEYDTERLTLEEFLRIFNYEDTIFQSNKIGTLADENIDDEIADANYFAKTTNSPMEEGEEVEEPYLIRLRYRRIPRKPKTGKHQNAEKRNYRFSHILQIKSRTKL, encoded by the exons ATGGCCTATATGCGAACTAATTGGTTAAAAATGGCATCGCGTGTTAGCGTGCACAATTGTCCAGTGCGTACTAATAATATTGCAGAATCTTTCCATAATATCGCAGCTTTAAAATTaggaaaacaaaatataaacgtTTGGACAATTTTGG aGAAAGTAAGCGACCGGCTAATTGATCAAGAACTTGATTTGAATCGATTACGAAATGGTATAGCATGTAGAAGACCACGTACTTATGCTAATATTAATCGtaggaaaaaaataataaaagctcAAGCCGAATATGATACTGAAAG ATTAACTTTAGAAGAGTTTTTACGTATTTTCAATTATGAAGACACAATTTTCCAAAGTAATAAAATTGGTACTTTGGCAG ATGAGAATATTGATGATGAAATTGCAGATGCCAATTATTTTGCTAAAACGACTAATAGTCCAATGGAAGAag gtgaagaagtagaagaaccTTACCTAATACGACTTCGATATCGTCGGATTCCTCGAAAGCCGAAGACAGGAAAGCATCAG AATGCAGAGAAAAGGAACTACCGGTTCTCgcatattttacaaataaagAGCAGGACGAAACTATAG
- the LOC114881731 gene encoding uncharacterized protein LOC114881731, with protein sequence MAGEISAALAEQGTTWSFIPPRAPHFGGLWEAAVRSFMFHFYRIIGETQLTYEEMSTLAAKIEACLNSRPLCAASSSATDAVALTPGHFLTGSSLLALPEPCSDVEQKISTANRWRMLNDMCNTFWRRWQRELVHQL encoded by the coding sequence ATGGCCGGTGAAATCTCTGCCGCCCTAGCAGAACAGGGAACCACGTGGAGCTTTATTCCACCCCGTGCCCCACATTTTGGTGGGCTTTGGGAGGCAGCGGTTCGCAGCTTCATGTTCCACTTCTACCGAATCATTGGAGAGACTCAGCTTACCTACGAGGAGATGTCAACCCTGGCTGCCAAAATCGAGGCATGCCTGAATTCGAGGCCTCTTTGTGCCGCCAGTTCGTCCGCTACGGATGCAGTCGCCCTTACACCGGGGCATTTCCTTACGGGTTCTTCATTGTTGGCCCTTCCAGAACCATGTTCAGACGTGGAGCAGAAGATAAGCACCGCTAATCGCTGGCGTATGCTCAACGACATGTGCAACACTTTTTGGCGTAGGTGGCAGCGAGAACTCGTGCACCAACTCTAG